A window from Pseudomonas frederiksbergensis encodes these proteins:
- a CDS encoding MdtA/MuxA family multidrug efflux RND transporter periplasmic adaptor subunit gives MVDHSMQSSVSRSPRRWLFGLLVLLVIAGLCWKFWPAGTAQKEGAGQKAVAGQTGRSGGMRPGFGGATGPVPVRVAPAVKGDFPLYYKALGTVTALNTINVRSRVGGELMKISFEEGQMVKAGDLLAEIDPRPYQNALLQAEGTLLQNQAQLKNAQVDVERYRGLYREDSIAKQTLDTAEALVGQYQGTVKTNQAAVNDAKLNLEFTKIRAPIAGRVGLRQLDVGNLVAANDTTALVIITQTQPISVAFTLPENSLETVLARYRTGAKLPAEAWDRGDTKLQATGVLQSLDNQIDVTTGTLKFKARYENRDQALFPNQFVNVHLLADTLKDVVLAPSAAIQFGTNGTFVYALDGDKKVTIRQLKVGASNGENTVITEGLAAGERVVLEGTDRLKEGSEVEVVNDTKDVPTTPTGHLQGKSAATVPDATTTDKAKKGGA, from the coding sequence ATGGTTGATCATTCCATGCAATCCTCCGTTTCCCGTAGTCCCCGTCGCTGGCTGTTCGGCCTGCTTGTCCTGTTGGTCATCGCTGGCCTGTGCTGGAAATTCTGGCCCGCCGGCACTGCCCAAAAAGAGGGCGCTGGGCAAAAAGCCGTTGCCGGGCAAACCGGCAGGTCGGGGGGGATGCGTCCCGGTTTCGGCGGGGCGACCGGGCCGGTCCCGGTGCGTGTCGCGCCAGCGGTGAAGGGTGATTTCCCGCTGTACTACAAGGCGCTGGGCACTGTGACGGCGCTGAACACCATCAATGTGCGCAGCCGCGTCGGTGGTGAGCTGATGAAGATCTCCTTCGAGGAAGGGCAGATGGTCAAGGCGGGCGATCTGCTGGCTGAAATCGACCCGCGTCCTTACCAGAACGCCTTGCTTCAGGCCGAAGGCACGTTGCTGCAGAACCAGGCCCAACTGAAAAACGCCCAGGTCGATGTCGAACGCTATCGCGGCCTGTATCGCGAAGACAGTATCGCCAAGCAGACCCTGGACACCGCCGAAGCGCTGGTGGGCCAGTATCAGGGCACGGTCAAGACCAATCAGGCGGCGGTCAACGACGCCAAGCTCAATCTGGAATTCACCAAGATCCGTGCGCCGATTGCCGGGCGTGTGGGCTTGCGTCAGCTGGATGTCGGCAACCTGGTGGCAGCCAACGACACCACCGCGCTGGTGATCATCACCCAGACCCAACCGATCAGCGTTGCCTTCACCTTGCCGGAAAACAGCCTGGAAACCGTGCTGGCCCGTTATCGCACCGGCGCCAAATTGCCCGCCGAAGCCTGGGACCGCGGCGACACCAAGTTGCAGGCCACCGGCGTCTTGCAGAGCCTGGACAACCAGATCGACGTCACCACCGGCACACTGAAATTCAAGGCTCGTTACGAGAACCGCGACCAGGCGCTGTTCCCCAACCAGTTCGTCAACGTCCACCTGCTGGCCGACACCCTCAAAGACGTGGTGCTCGCACCTTCGGCAGCGATCCAGTTCGGCACCAACGGTACGTTTGTCTACGCTCTCGACGGCGACAAGAAAGTCACGATTCGCCAGTTGAAAGTCGGTGCCAGTAATGGTGAAAACACCGTGATTACCGAAGGCCTGGCCGCAGGGGAGCGCGTGGTCCTTGAAGGCACCGACCGCTTGAAGGAAGGCAGCGAAGTGGAAGTGGTCAACGACACCAAGGATGTACCGACCACCCCGACCGGGCACCTGCAAGGCAAATCGGCCGCCACGGTGCCTGACGCGACGACCACCGACAAGGCGAAAAAGGGCGGCGCATGA
- the tpx gene encoding thiol peroxidase: MAQVTLKGSPVQVNGQLPQAGSKAPAFSLVAGNLSDVTLASFAGKRKVLNIFPSVDTPTCATSVRKFNAQASDVANTVVLCISADLPFAQARFCGAEGLENVQNLSTLRGAEFIENYGVAIADGPLKGLTARAVVVLDENDNVLHSELVKEIADEPNYEAALAVLK; the protein is encoded by the coding sequence ATGGCTCAAGTCACTCTTAAAGGCTCCCCGGTTCAAGTCAACGGCCAACTGCCACAAGCCGGTTCCAAGGCGCCAGCCTTTTCCCTGGTTGCCGGCAATCTGTCCGACGTGACCCTGGCGAGCTTCGCCGGCAAGCGCAAAGTGCTGAACATCTTCCCAAGCGTCGATACCCCGACCTGCGCGACTTCGGTTCGCAAGTTCAACGCCCAGGCCAGTGATGTCGCCAACACTGTCGTGCTGTGCATCTCCGCTGACCTGCCGTTCGCTCAAGCGCGCTTCTGCGGCGCCGAAGGCCTGGAAAACGTACAGAACCTGTCGACCCTGCGCGGTGCAGAGTTCATCGAGAACTACGGCGTTGCCATCGCTGACGGCCCGCTCAAAGGCCTGACCGCCCGTGCCGTCGTGGTGCTGGACGAAAACGACAATGTTCTGCACAGCGAACTGGTCAAGGAAATCGCTGACGAACCGAACTACGAAGCAGCACTTGCCGTTCTTAAATAA
- a CDS encoding YciI family protein, whose product MRFMIIVKASPDSEAGVMPSKELMTAMGNFNEELARAGILIDCDGLQPSSKGARVRFSGDQRTVIDGPFAETKELIAGYWIWQVESKQEAIEWVKRCPNPMPGTDAEIEIRQVYEAEDFGDEFTPELREQEERLRAQVKKP is encoded by the coding sequence ATGCGATTCATGATCATTGTGAAAGCCAGCCCCGATTCCGAGGCCGGTGTGATGCCCAGCAAAGAACTGATGACTGCAATGGGCAATTTCAACGAGGAACTGGCCAGGGCGGGAATCCTCATCGACTGCGATGGCCTGCAGCCCAGCAGTAAAGGCGCTCGTGTACGTTTCTCGGGTGACCAGCGCACGGTGATCGACGGCCCGTTCGCCGAAACCAAGGAGCTGATCGCCGGCTACTGGATATGGCAAGTGGAGTCGAAACAGGAGGCGATCGAATGGGTCAAGCGTTGCCCCAACCCGATGCCAGGCACCGACGCCGAGATCGAGATTCGCCAGGTGTACGAGGCCGAGGATTTCGGGGACGAGTTCACACCGGAACTGCGGGAACAGGAAGAGCGGCTGCGTGCACAGGTGAAGAAACCCTGA
- a CDS encoding DUF1254 domain-containing protein translates to MHGAIRAAGFSLMTMFVSCGVGAQELDTRIGKIAMEGELPAHESIAKLYAELDFQQATQSYLWALPLVSYAQWQEAFRDKLGAHSGDLMVLDSYEDKLGVITANATTPYILGFVDLNETGPLVIELPPGPTAGGVGDFWQRAIIDMGQTGPDKGKGGKYLVLPPGAEPPADAGKYYLAKSETMNVLVGFRVLDPDPAKGKALVEQFKMYPYAKRAEPAKTQLLSPGGKAWSGTQPRGLAYWERLHQIIQKEPVNERDRFYMAMLASLGIEKDKPFNPNDNQRKALEQGAQVGELIAKANTFAKRFPDAQYWKDRQWDTVLNIAEPSQRVAYYDQLWERSAWFYEAVTNTKGMVSKTPGLGQTYLGAYTDAKGNWLDGGKSYRLHVGANPPAKQFWSMTVYDIDSRCLIDNPQRKADLSSRQDLKKNPDGSVDLYFGPTAPQGFENNWVQTVPGKHWFSYFRLYAPTEAYFDKSWKLDDITAVE, encoded by the coding sequence ATGCACGGTGCAATTCGCGCAGCCGGTTTCAGCCTGATGACCATGTTTGTCAGTTGCGGTGTCGGCGCCCAGGAGCTGGATACGCGGATCGGCAAGATCGCGATGGAAGGCGAACTGCCGGCCCATGAATCCATTGCCAAACTCTACGCCGAGCTGGATTTCCAACAGGCGACCCAGAGTTACCTGTGGGCCTTGCCGCTGGTGTCCTACGCGCAATGGCAGGAAGCGTTTCGCGACAAACTCGGAGCCCACAGCGGCGACCTGATGGTGCTCGACAGTTACGAAGACAAACTGGGTGTGATCACCGCCAACGCCACCACGCCGTACATCCTCGGTTTCGTCGACCTGAATGAAACCGGTCCGCTGGTGATCGAACTGCCGCCCGGCCCGACGGCGGGTGGTGTGGGTGATTTCTGGCAGCGTGCAATCATCGACATGGGCCAGACCGGCCCCGACAAAGGCAAGGGCGGCAAGTATCTGGTGCTGCCTCCGGGTGCCGAGCCACCGGCCGACGCTGGCAAGTATTACCTCGCCAAGTCGGAAACGATGAACGTGCTGGTGGGTTTTCGCGTCCTCGATCCCGACCCGGCCAAGGGCAAGGCGCTGGTCGAACAGTTCAAGATGTACCCGTACGCCAAACGCGCCGAACCGGCCAAGACCCAACTGCTCTCCCCCGGCGGCAAGGCCTGGTCCGGCACCCAGCCGCGCGGCCTGGCTTATTGGGAACGGCTGCATCAAATCATTCAGAAAGAACCGGTCAACGAACGTGATCGCTTCTACATGGCAATGCTGGCCAGCCTGGGCATCGAAAAAGACAAACCCTTCAACCCCAATGACAACCAACGCAAGGCGCTGGAACAAGGCGCACAAGTCGGAGAGCTGATCGCCAAGGCCAACACGTTCGCCAAGCGTTTTCCAGACGCCCAGTACTGGAAAGACCGGCAATGGGACACCGTGCTGAACATCGCCGAGCCGTCCCAGCGTGTGGCTTATTACGACCAGTTGTGGGAGCGCAGCGCCTGGTTCTACGAAGCGGTGACCAACACCAAGGGCATGGTTTCCAAGACACCGGGCCTGGGCCAGACCTACCTCGGCGCCTACACCGACGCCAAGGGCAACTGGCTCGACGGTGGCAAAAGTTATCGCCTGCACGTCGGCGCCAACCCGCCGGCCAAGCAGTTCTGGTCGATGACCGTCTATGACATCGACAGCCGCTGCCTGATCGACAACCCGCAGCGCAAGGCCGATCTGTCGTCCCGTCAGGATCTGAAAAAGAACCCTGACGGCTCGGTGGACCTGTACTTCGGCCCGACCGCGCCACAAGGGTTCGAAAACAATTGGGTGCAAACCGTGCCGGGCAAACACTGGTTCAGCTATTTCCGTCTGTACGCACCCACCGAAGCCTACTTCGATAAAAGCTGGAAACTCGACGACATCACGGCTGTGGAATGA
- a CDS encoding transporter, whose amino-acid sequence MLRPYVVRPLLALCVLGTSPLTLGAEGGVGRPITGQQVFSNAGIVPPEPGWVTSFTSIWYDGELKGGKGAPISGEVGVGLDMKVSYTMANFTHIWDTGKGRWNYASAIGVPVQYTDVSISITGPRGRTLGTEDTGTQFADMLITPIAAGYHFDEVNHLSLSLPIYVPTGAYNDDRLANPGQNTYTFMPTVAFTHLDGKGGEFTLSSGLEFYTENDATDYRNGNIFTLDALWTHGFGNGWSAGIVGGYVQQITDDKGQTADSLNGFRGRSVGAGPVVGWAGKFADAQASVSARWVPEFDTKNRPEGNGFSVNLTLAFF is encoded by the coding sequence ATGCTCAGGCCTTATGTTGTGCGTCCTTTACTGGCCCTGTGCGTGCTCGGTACAAGCCCACTGACTCTCGGGGCGGAGGGCGGTGTCGGTCGGCCGATCACCGGGCAACAGGTGTTTTCCAATGCCGGGATCGTGCCGCCAGAACCCGGCTGGGTCACGTCCTTCACCAGCATCTGGTATGACGGTGAGCTCAAGGGCGGCAAGGGGGCGCCGATTTCCGGTGAAGTCGGTGTAGGCCTGGACATGAAAGTCTCCTACACGATGGCCAACTTCACCCATATCTGGGACACCGGCAAAGGTCGCTGGAACTACGCCTCGGCCATCGGCGTGCCGGTGCAGTACACCGACGTCAGCATCAGTATTACCGGCCCGCGCGGGCGGACACTGGGCACCGAAGACACCGGCACACAGTTCGCCGACATGCTGATCACGCCGATCGCCGCCGGCTACCACTTCGACGAGGTCAACCACCTCTCGCTTTCCTTGCCGATCTACGTGCCGACCGGTGCCTATAACGACGATCGCCTGGCCAACCCCGGCCAGAACACTTACACCTTCATGCCCACCGTGGCCTTCACCCATCTGGACGGCAAGGGCGGCGAGTTCACCCTGTCGAGCGGCCTGGAGTTCTACACCGAGAACGACGCCACGGACTATCGCAACGGCAACATCTTCACCCTCGATGCGCTGTGGACCCACGGTTTCGGCAATGGCTGGAGCGCCGGCATTGTCGGCGGTTACGTGCAGCAGATCACCGATGACAAGGGCCAGACCGCCGATTCACTCAACGGCTTTCGCGGCCGCTCCGTCGGAGCCGGTCCGGTGGTGGGTTGGGCCGGAAAATTTGCCGATGCCCAGGCCAGCGTCAGCGCGCGCTGGGTACCGGAGTTCGACACCAAGAACCGCCCTGAAGGCAACGGCTTCAGCGTCAACCTGACGTTGGCGTTTTTCTAG
- a CDS encoding AAA family ATPase, with protein MTALQDLNALQASIAEAVLGQDQVIRQIILGLLANGHLLLESLPGLAKTRTVKALAKHLDAKMSRIQFTPDLLPSDITGAEVLHQIDGRNEIQFQPGPLFGNLILADEINRAPAKVQAALLEAMEERQITVAGNSHVLPELFIVVATQNPIEQEGTYPLPEAQMDRFLMKVLLDYPSAENESQVLRLLREEEFALGAKTAAVQGFALSQEVIFAARREVSAIHVSPAIDRYLIDLINATRHPADYDADLGRWIAIGASPRGGIGLDRCARADAWLQGQDFVSPDNVRAVVHPVLRHRLQLSYDAVADGVSADQVLDRLLDNVAIPA; from the coding sequence ATGACTGCACTCCAAGACCTCAACGCCCTGCAAGCCAGCATCGCCGAAGCCGTACTCGGCCAGGATCAGGTGATCCGCCAGATTATCCTCGGCCTGTTGGCCAACGGGCACTTGTTGCTCGAAAGCCTGCCCGGCCTGGCCAAGACCCGCACGGTCAAGGCGCTGGCCAAACACCTGGACGCGAAGATGAGCCGCATCCAGTTCACGCCCGACCTGCTGCCGTCAGACATCACCGGCGCCGAGGTGCTGCACCAGATCGATGGCAGGAACGAGATCCAGTTCCAGCCCGGCCCACTGTTCGGCAACCTGATCCTGGCCGACGAAATCAATCGCGCCCCGGCCAAGGTTCAGGCCGCGCTGCTGGAAGCCATGGAAGAACGGCAGATCACCGTGGCAGGCAACAGTCATGTTTTACCGGAGCTGTTCATCGTGGTGGCGACCCAGAACCCGATCGAGCAGGAAGGCACTTACCCGCTGCCGGAAGCGCAGATGGACCGGTTCCTGATGAAAGTTCTGCTGGATTACCCGAGCGCAGAAAACGAAAGCCAGGTGCTGCGCCTGTTGCGTGAAGAGGAGTTTGCGCTGGGCGCGAAAACGGCTGCGGTGCAAGGCTTCGCGCTATCCCAGGAGGTGATCTTCGCAGCGCGTCGGGAAGTCAGCGCCATTCACGTGTCCCCGGCCATCGACCGCTACCTGATCGACCTGATCAATGCCACCCGCCACCCAGCCGATTACGATGCCGACCTCGGTCGCTGGATTGCCATCGGCGCCAGCCCTCGCGGCGGTATCGGCCTGGATCGTTGCGCCCGGGCCGATGCCTGGTTACAGGGGCAGGATTTTGTCTCGCCGGACAACGTTCGCGCCGTGGTGCATCCGGTGCTGCGTCATCGGCTGCAACTGAGCTATGACGCAGTCGCTGACGGTGTCTCTGCCGATCAGGTGCTTGATCGCCTGCTCGACAACGTCGCGATTCCGGCCTGA
- a CDS encoding DUF58 domain-containing protein, with product MNSADGLVYVSLAQLMALEFKARDLSFLARQPQGSILAGNHASRLRGRGLNFDELRRYQPGDDLRHLDWRASLRTGKPVVRTFTEERDRPALILVDQRMSMFFGSQRSFKSAIAAELGALAAWMVFHAGDRVGGLVFNDLRIEAIAPLRSRKRVEALCSRIAEQNQQLNAANPDAEGEDQLDKVLQRCLAVAGHDHLICIVSDFAGAGERTLQLMRQLAAHNDVIAMQVYDPLALNLPKNGRLLITQGQLQVELAVEQRSVHQPLGDFLSGRLKDVATLLRRSQVPLMMFSTATEAQEQLRAELGKLGRGRR from the coding sequence ATGAACAGTGCAGACGGTCTGGTCTATGTCTCTCTGGCGCAGTTGATGGCCCTGGAGTTCAAGGCGCGTGACCTGAGTTTCCTCGCGCGTCAGCCGCAGGGCAGCATTCTCGCCGGCAACCATGCCTCGCGCCTGCGTGGCCGTGGGTTGAACTTCGATGAACTGCGCCGCTATCAGCCGGGAGACGACTTGCGTCATCTGGATTGGCGGGCATCACTGCGCACCGGCAAACCGGTGGTTCGCACCTTCACCGAAGAACGCGACCGCCCGGCGTTGATTCTGGTCGATCAGCGCATGTCGATGTTCTTCGGCTCCCAGCGCAGTTTCAAATCCGCCATTGCCGCCGAACTTGGCGCGTTGGCCGCGTGGATGGTGTTCCACGCGGGAGATCGGGTCGGCGGCCTGGTGTTCAATGATTTGCGCATCGAGGCCATTGCCCCGCTGCGCAGCCGTAAACGTGTCGAAGCGCTGTGCAGTCGCATCGCTGAGCAGAATCAACAACTGAACGCAGCCAATCCGGACGCCGAAGGTGAGGATCAACTCGACAAGGTTTTACAGCGTTGCCTGGCGGTGGCCGGTCACGATCACCTGATTTGCATCGTTAGCGACTTTGCCGGCGCCGGTGAACGCACCTTGCAGTTGATGCGCCAATTGGCGGCTCACAACGATGTGATTGCGATGCAGGTCTACGACCCGTTGGCGCTGAACCTGCCAAAGAATGGCCGTTTGCTGATCACTCAAGGTCAGTTGCAGGTGGAACTGGCCGTCGAGCAACGCAGCGTTCATCAGCCGCTGGGGGACTTTCTCAGTGGTCGGCTCAAAGACGTCGCTACGTTGCTGCGCCGCAGTCAGGTGCCGCTGATGATGTTCAGCACCGCCACCGAGGCACAGGAACAATTGCGCGCCGAACTGGGCAAGCTCGGCAGAGGGCGGCGATGA
- a CDS encoding DUF4381 domain-containing protein, which yields MNPNIPSIEQLKEIALPAPVSYAPQTWGWWVLLCLLVIAVLLVSARRYWQWRRDRYRREALVRLVELQNSDDQLGALRELPELLKRVALSMPTDWNTPPVGASLLAKRPLHSPLMSTDMTPSRAGSLPQVTALGGKDWQAFLELHSAQPLPADFSQQLAQLAYAPDTVLLALPSIQRDQLFATCKHWVEHHHVAV from the coding sequence ATGAACCCGAACATCCCGAGCATCGAACAGCTCAAGGAGATCGCCCTGCCCGCGCCGGTGAGTTATGCGCCGCAGACGTGGGGTTGGTGGGTTCTGCTCTGCCTGTTAGTGATCGCCGTTTTGCTGGTCAGCGCACGGAGGTACTGGCAGTGGCGGCGGGATCGCTATCGGCGCGAGGCGTTGGTGCGTTTGGTTGAACTGCAAAACAGCGACGATCAACTCGGCGCCCTGCGCGAACTGCCAGAGCTACTCAAACGCGTAGCCCTGTCGATGCCCACCGATTGGAATACCCCCCCTGTGGGAGCGAGCCTGCTCGCGAAGAGGCCCTTACATTCACCATTGATGTCGACTGACATGACGCCATCGCGAGCAGGCTCGCTCCCACAGGTGACGGCGTTAGGCGGGAAAGATTGGCAAGCATTCCTGGAGCTGCACAGTGCGCAGCCATTACCGGCGGATTTCAGCCAGCAACTGGCGCAGCTTGCTTATGCGCCGGACACCGTATTGCTTGCGTTGCCAAGCATTCAGCGCGATCAACTGTTCGCTACCTGCAAACACTGGGTGGAGCATCACCATGTGGCAGTTTGA
- a CDS encoding vWA domain-containing protein, which translates to MWQFDYPWLLVLLPLPWFGYRFLPDYREARSAVRVPFFAAMSRAVGQAPSQAGTRSNRWQLLLNLLVWALLLLAAARPVFVEKPIERQQPVRDLMLAIDISQSMEATDFTDANGQKINRLAAVKDVVRGFIDKRKDDRLGLIVFGSGAYPQAPLTLDHTSLSLLLDDIGIGMAGPNTAIGDAIGLSLKLLDQAHEQEKVLILLTDGNDTSSAITPDHAASMAAAKGVVIHTIGIGDPDASGEAKVNLQGLQQIAEATGGKFFRAEDRNALDQVYATLDKLTPHQVKTLSHQPKKDLFWWPMGTAIGLLVLYHLGALLRPQLTLSRQRQEA; encoded by the coding sequence ATGTGGCAGTTTGATTACCCATGGCTGCTGGTCCTTTTGCCTTTGCCATGGTTCGGCTACCGCTTCCTGCCCGATTACCGCGAAGCCCGCAGCGCCGTGCGCGTACCGTTTTTCGCTGCCATGAGCCGGGCGGTCGGCCAGGCACCCAGCCAGGCCGGTACCCGCAGCAATCGCTGGCAGTTACTGCTGAACCTGCTGGTCTGGGCGCTATTGCTGCTGGCCGCCGCTCGCCCGGTGTTCGTCGAAAAACCCATCGAGCGCCAGCAACCGGTGCGCGACCTGATGCTGGCCATCGACATTTCCCAGTCCATGGAAGCCACCGATTTCACCGACGCCAACGGCCAGAAGATCAACCGCCTGGCAGCGGTCAAGGACGTGGTTCGTGGCTTTATCGACAAGCGCAAAGATGATCGGCTGGGCCTGATCGTGTTCGGCAGTGGTGCTTACCCGCAGGCGCCGCTGACCCTCGATCACACCAGCCTGTCGCTGTTACTCGACGACATCGGCATCGGCATGGCCGGGCCCAACACGGCCATCGGCGACGCCATCGGTCTGAGCCTGAAGTTGCTCGACCAGGCCCACGAACAGGAAAAAGTCCTGATCCTGCTCACCGACGGCAACGACACCAGCAGCGCCATTACCCCGGATCACGCGGCGTCCATGGCGGCTGCCAAAGGCGTGGTCATTCACACCATCGGCATTGGCGACCCTGACGCTTCGGGTGAAGCCAAGGTCAACCTTCAGGGTTTGCAGCAAATCGCCGAGGCCACGGGCGGCAAGTTCTTCCGTGCTGAAGATCGCAATGCGCTGGATCAGGTGTACGCCACCCTCGACAAACTCACGCCGCATCAAGTGAAAACCCTCAGCCATCAACCGAAAAAGGATCTGTTCTGGTGGCCAATGGGGACCGCGATCGGCTTGCTCGTGCTCTACCACTTAGGCGCCCTGCTCCGTCCGCAGCTGACACTCTCGCGTCAGCGGCAGGAGGCTTGA
- a CDS encoding VWA domain-containing protein: MEINLSDFHFLRPLWLLLVPFGALLPWLWRRSRDVQRRLRSNIAEHLLPHLLITPQDQQRFRPVHLACVVLMLGAIAAAGPTWEQDRPDFLENRAPLIIAIDLSPSMDATDIQPSRLEAAKHKLHDLIQRRAGARSGLIAYAGSAHLVLPPTDDPALLDTFIQALSTDLIAKPGKNVGAVVEQAKRLLIAEKTPGTLLLITDGADTSQLSGLDQQLDDSALQVLILAVGSEDGGVIHDANGQPRTDSNGRPALGRFDQAALKQLGSTLDAPLGSLTLNDDDLDWIELHAQQHFQAASDEQRELHWKDAGYWLCWPLLLIAFFSVRKGWSLNWTAGWLLALGIGLQPAPAEANPLTDAFFTPDQQGRWAFEHQHFPQAATHFVDPYWKGIAAYNAADYDLALASFARLDTPQVYFYLGNIYVRRFKFDQAIAAYTQALKLQPQFPEATSNLALAIALQKDTDSAEQNAPEVKPDDIKMDKAPGKGQSKPVETEQAASDALWLQNLSTSPAKFLKQKFSVQDQAGGKP, encoded by the coding sequence ATGGAGATCAATCTCAGTGACTTCCATTTCCTGCGTCCACTGTGGCTGTTACTGGTGCCGTTCGGCGCCCTGTTGCCCTGGCTGTGGCGCCGCAGCCGTGACGTGCAACGGCGTTTGCGTAGCAACATCGCCGAGCACTTGTTGCCGCATTTGCTGATTACGCCGCAGGATCAGCAGCGTTTTCGGCCCGTGCATCTGGCCTGCGTGGTGTTGATGCTGGGCGCCATCGCCGCTGCCGGGCCCACCTGGGAGCAGGACCGTCCGGACTTTCTGGAAAATCGCGCGCCACTGATCATCGCCATCGACCTGTCACCGTCGATGGACGCCACCGACATACAGCCAAGTCGTCTGGAAGCGGCCAAACACAAGCTGCATGACCTGATCCAGCGTCGCGCCGGGGCTCGCAGCGGGTTGATCGCCTATGCTGGCAGCGCGCATCTGGTGTTGCCGCCGACCGACGATCCCGCCCTGCTCGACACCTTCATTCAAGCCCTGAGCACCGACCTGATTGCCAAACCGGGGAAAAATGTCGGCGCGGTGGTCGAGCAAGCCAAACGCCTGCTGATCGCCGAGAAAACGCCGGGAACCCTGCTGCTGATCACCGACGGCGCCGACACCTCACAACTCAGCGGTCTGGACCAGCAACTGGACGACAGCGCGCTGCAAGTGCTGATTCTGGCCGTCGGCAGCGAGGATGGCGGGGTCATCCACGATGCCAACGGCCAGCCACGTACCGACAGCAACGGTCGTCCGGCACTCGGCCGTTTTGATCAGGCCGCACTCAAACAGCTGGGATCAACGTTGGATGCGCCGTTGGGCAGCCTGACGCTCAATGACGACGACCTGGACTGGATCGAGCTGCACGCCCAGCAGCACTTCCAGGCGGCCAGCGATGAACAGCGTGAACTGCACTGGAAGGATGCCGGTTACTGGCTGTGCTGGCCGTTGCTGCTGATCGCCTTCTTCAGCGTGCGCAAGGGCTGGAGTCTGAACTGGACGGCCGGGTGGTTGCTGGCACTGGGCATTGGCTTGCAACCAGCACCGGCCGAAGCCAACCCCTTGACCGATGCCTTTTTCACCCCTGACCAGCAAGGCCGCTGGGCTTTCGAGCACCAACACTTCCCGCAGGCCGCCACGCACTTCGTCGATCCCTACTGGAAAGGCATCGCTGCCTACAACGCCGCCGATTACGACCTGGCATTGGCCAGTTTCGCGCGACTGGACACACCGCAGGTGTATTTCTATCTGGGCAATATTTACGTGCGCCGCTTCAAGTTTGACCAGGCTATCGCCGCGTATACCCAGGCGTTGAAGCTGCAACCGCAATTCCCTGAAGCCACCTCCAACCTGGCCTTGGCCATCGCCTTGCAGAAAGACACCGACAGCGCCGAACAAAACGCACCTGAGGTCAAACCCGACGACATCAAAATGGACAAGGCGCCGGGCAAGGGCCAGAGCAAACCGGTCGAGACCGAGCAAGCGGCGTCGGATGCGCTGTGGTTGCAAAACCTCAGTACGTCGCCGGCGAAATTCCTGAAGCAGAAATTCAGTGTGCAGGATCAGGCGGGGGGCAAGCCATGA